The Gossypium hirsutum isolate 1008001.06 chromosome A03, Gossypium_hirsutum_v2.1, whole genome shotgun sequence genome contains the following window.
AGCtcttagggtattattttattacataataTGTCATCAATTACCTagtgttgacttttcaacatccATGtcccctttaaagacccccaattctTATTCTCtatctatttgacacctttagctatcaattcaagatttttgcactttatacgatttagtcctttttcacaattaagcacacaaatgataaaattactccACCAAACttttcatgcacttataaaatcatGCTAtcacatcaaaataaaaataaaataattcattcgacttcggattcgtggtcccaagaccactattctgactagcctcaaaattgggctgttacaattctccctattagggattttcgtcctcggaAATTTTACcgataaaaaggtttgggtattggcttttcatgatttcttcgggttcccatgtggcctcttcaaccccatgtctctgccataacactttcacaaaaggaacacttttttttctcagttgcttgacttctcgagctaggatcttaacaggttcctcaccataagacATATTCGATCTAATCTCTACTTCAgtcggagaaatcacatgtgaagggtcgaaGCGATATCGACGTAACATGTACACATGGAAAAGGATCTTTTCCAATTTCGATGGTAAGGCTAACCAATAGGCTACCGGCCTGACTCTCTCGATCATTTAATAAGGTTGGATAAAACGCAGACTCAGTttaccctttttaccaaatctaaGAACCTtcctccatggggatacttttagaaataccttatcaccgacttgaaactcgatctcttttcgtttcaaattcgcgtaggatttctatctatccgaagCAGCCTTTAAACaatcacgaatcaccttaactttttcttcagtctctttgactaaatcggccccgtgaatctaattttctctaagctcggtccaatataaaggtgttcgGTACTTATGCCCATACAACGCCTCATAAGGTACCATCTTTAAACTCGATTGCAAGTTGTTGTTAACTTTTCCTAACTACCCtaaaattccaatacacaacatcggagcatgtctTCTAAGGTCTGAATTACTCTCTTTGATTAGCCATCAGTCTGTGggtggaaagctgtactaaaattcaactttgtacccaaagttTCTTGGAGCTTTCTCTAAAACCGTGatgtgaaccttggatctctattcgatatgattgacaaaggtactctgtgtaatttcacaatttcagaaatatatagCTCTGCTAGATTATCGAGTAAGTAATCTGtgcgtaccggaataaaatgagctgactttgtcagtcGATCAACCTcaacccatacaacatctttcttccTCGGGGTTACCGGCAAACCTATTACGAAGTCTATAGTAATCtaatcccacttccactctgggaccatgataggctgaagtaaacccgaaggtacttggtgctcggccttcacttgctgacatactaagcatttGCATATgaattctgaaatatctcttttcatccccggccaccaatacattttctttagatcgttgtacattttcgtactcccgagGTGTGCTGATagacaaccactatgtgcctcacctaaatttttttgaatcaactcaGTGTCCTTAGGAACACAAATCATTTCCCGAAATCTCAAGCAACCATCGGAACCAATCTGAAAATCCGATCCAACATCCGATTCACACTAGGTTTTCTTGGATAGTAGTTCACTGTCGCTCTTCTGAGCCTcgcaaatttcttgaagaaatgttGGTCTAGCCTttaactctgctagaaccgaaccatcCTCTGACAAGGTCAATCGAGCGTTCATTGgtctcaaagcaaacaatgatttcctacttaatgcatcggcaaccacgttcgcttttcccggatggtaatctataatcaactcataatcttttaataattccaACCATCTCTATTGTCTTAGATTTAAATCCTTCTAGGTCATTaggtacttaagacttttatgatcgatGTATACGTGACATATTTCCCCGAACAATTAATGTTGCCAAATTTTCAGagcaaacactatggctgccaactctaggtcatgtgtcagatagttcttctcgtgaggtttcaattgtctcgaggcataagctacaactttgccttcttgcataaatACGCATCCTAacccatttagagaagcatcactgtaaatcacgaACTCTTTTCCCGATTCGGactgtactagcactggagcctCAGTCAACGACATCTTCacttctcaaaactctattgacacttatttgaccattcaaacttaactccTTTTTGCATCAACCGTATCATGGGAGTCACAATCAAAGAGAATTCTTTTACAAATAGCCTGTAATAACCAACCaaccctaaaaagcttctaacttcggtCACATTACTTGGCAGTTTtcattcaacaatagcagaaacctCCCTGGAATCAACCTTAATACTATCACTCGAGACAATATGGCCCAAAAagctgacttctcgaagccaaaactcactttttccaaatttagcatacaactgatTGTCTCTCAGAGTCTGCAAAACAGTTCTCAACTGTTCAGCATGTTCTACCTTATCTCTAGAGTAAATAGGATGTCATCGATGAATACAACTATAAACTTATCTAGATATGGCCAAAAtactctattcattaaatccataaacacaacaagggatttgttaagccgaaaggcatgaTGAGAAACTTATAGTGACCATACCGTGTCCTAAAAGAGGTTTTAGGCTCATCTGCCTTTTTAACTCGTAGTTGATAGTAgctagatctcaaatctatcttagaaaaccatggtgctcccttcagttggtcaaacaagtcgtcaattcgtggcaacgggtatttgttcttgatcgtcctCTTATTTGACTGCCggtaatctatacacaacctcatagatccatctttctttttcacaaataataccggagcaccccacggtgaaaagcttggtctcacGAAGCCATTGTTGGTCAATTCTTACAACTATGACTTTAGTTCTTTCAGCTCAATTGGGGTCATCTGATACGGAGCAATCAAAATAGGCGTAGTCCCTAGTATTAGCTCtatgccaaatttaacttctcTAATAGggggtaacccaggcaattcttctgggaatacatccaCATATTCACTTACAACCGGCACTGACTCAACCTTTAATTCTGATTCCTTTTTATTCATTACAAAAGcgaaataagcttcacatcctttccTCAAAAATTTCTGGGCCGACATCAAAAATATCACAATAGGCAAGTTCCTTagttcacctgattcaacccaaAGGGTTTCACCGTTTTCGCATTTCAATTTAATAGCCTTATATCAacaatttactacagcatcatggAATGTCAACTAGTCCATACCTAAAATgacattaaattcatcaaatggtaacagcatcaaatcggccgaaaagcAATGACCTTTATCTaccaaaggacatttcttacataccttatcgactatcacatgtttgcctaataggttcgacactttaatcataaactcCATGGACTTAACAGGCATATTCGTGTTAGACACCAACTTcatacacacatatgaatgagtagaaccagggtcaatcaaagcaataacagtattatcatagagagaaaatgtaccggtgatcacatcaggagatgatGCATCTTCACATGCACGTATAACATAGGTTTTAGCTAGAGCCCTAGCTTTAGACCTTATGATGGTGTCTCTCGTCACATTATTGCTGCTAGCCCCAGTTCCAACATTCTTCTGAAGCCTTCCTTTAGAATTTGTGCCGCTTGGTCTTGTACCTTGAAACTTCTCTTTGTCAATCATCTtggggcaatctttgataaagtggtcttGAGAACTACGCTGAAAACAAGATCCATCATTCATCCTACATTTGTCGAAATGATTTCGACCACAATGTTGGCATTCTAGTTTAGAAGATTTGACATTGCCCATGCTGGCCACTGATGTAGCCTGAGACTTAAAATCTGAATCTTGCTTTATACGATCTCGGTATGAATGTCTGGTTGATACATGAGAGCGAGAGTAGGCGTCTCTGGATTTCTTAGATTGTGATGGAAATGATTTGCTCGCATTTCTCTTCCTTGCATCTCTAGTTTTCGCTTcgattttcttattttccttaaTTAATTCCTCGGCTTTACAGGctcgatcaacaagtactacaaactctttcaacttaAGGGCACCCACTGACAATCTAATGTCCTCATTAAGTCCGTCTTCGAAtcttctacacattttagcctcagAGGATACACACACCCGAGCGTACTTACTGAGTCGgacgaactctctttcatattcagtaactgtcatgcGACCTTGTTTCAagtcaagaaattctttacgcttttggTCCATAAATCTCTCACTGCTGTATTTCTTCTggaattcctcttggaagaattcccatgtgacccttTCTTGAGGTACCACTGAGACTAACGTCTTCCACCAGTAGTATGCCGAGtccctcaacaaagatatggcacacttcaaacattcttcagaagtacaggataattcatcgaataccctgatgatattctcaagccagaattctTCCCTTTCAAAGTCATTATCTTTATTAGCACGGAACTTCTCAGCTCCACGCTTTCGGATCTTATCCACTAGAGGTCTATTCTGCCTCTCAAAGTCCATACCCTGGGTACTACGGGGACAGATTGAAggataggtgggggtggaggggcttgagcattcgggttcACTCAGACAAACTCCTcgtaccactcattcatcatgtggagaaaggcttccgagccccttctcctccttcCTGACTAACCGTAGGAGGTTGATTATCAGATGGCACCGCCCCTTTGGTGGGAGCCAGCGCATTACTTTCTATGTCATCCGCCATagttcgatcgggatccattactacatgaaaacacaatttaaaaggtCAGGAGTCGTTACACTATTATAATTTATTTctggtatgtatagctagactcatacacacgCTACATTAGTCTAAGAACCAACTAAATCGTAACTCTGagaccactaaatgtaacaccctacactCGTGCCCCATGCCGGGTCAAAATAtgaggcgttacctaacttaaacttttacatataaacattttcataacaccaaaacatattcaaatttaaaatcctTTCAATTCtatttataaactccttaatgagAACTTACGAGGCTTAAAACATCTATAGGAACCCATTCAGAATCAATTCAGGTCCTTAAACAAAATCTTGAAAATAACACTTAACCtaggggcacacacccatgtgggagGGGTAACACTCTCGTGTGACATTTCGACACGGTCGTGCTAttagcccgtgtggatcacacggcctaagcaaaaCAGGGACATGCCCGTATCCTTTACTCatatggaattaattctaaatgcatacctacagaggttttcacacggcctggcatacgtccgtgtccttggcccgtgttTTGCACACGACCATAACACAcctgtgtcctagcccatgtgcaaaaacctagacattttgtttctgatgtcagcaatccttaagggccacacggccaaggcacacgcccatgtgctaggccgtacccttcacacggctgagacacacggccgtgtctctgcccgtgtgtttactatcatgcatactgacttaaaatttttacgtacaggggacacacagccaattcacacgcccatgtggcggACCGTGggtcacacacggcctaaacacacgcccgtgtgcctacccatgtggacaaaataacgctatttaccaagcctctttgctaCCTTTACAAACACCTATTTAAATAAGATCAACCAAGTTCAATACCAACATAATGAGCATAACCAAAATAGCCATAACCATTAGAAATTTGCATCATTGCATTGAATAATAATTAGCATTAGCCAAGATccatggcctatacaaaatgagtatcacAAATtacatatgagccaacacattatgaCTATTTGATAAAACGCTAAACAAAggactcgagtccctatacatgccagtaaacaaaacaattaaactagctataccaaggccttgaatgatagtgtgatcgaagcttcTGATGTCACTGGATCTCCGATGCTAGATTAGCAGCactaaaaggaaagaaaagaaatgagggtaaacatgggagcttagtaagtacatacaTGCAGATAAAGTGTAATTTAAAGAAAACCTATTTGTCAAACGATAAATTGACATGTATAAAAAATGTAAACCACTTAGACTTCTCGATATTGTTTTTCCTTCCATTCATGTATGCTTAAAGACATCATATCACATATTCAGACCTTATCCATGAGTTCAGTCTACGTACCTCATCAAATTtttcaccaactaaatcttcgCATTACCCGTTGAACGCTCAGAATATATATGGAAAAATAGGGAATTTTCATCTAAATGCCATATAAATAGTTAGGGCTACCTCGTGCTATGATGCgctcacatttgagctactcatGAGCCTCTTTATCAAGTAAAGACCCGGACCCCATGGCTATCATGCAATGTttgctcattgagccactcacaGGTCTGTACACAAAGCCAGTACTCAGACCCACATTACCTATAACAATCATCTCATGAACTCTGACTC
Protein-coding sequences here:
- the LOC107887617 gene encoding uncharacterized protein; amino-acid sequence: MDPDRTMADDIESNALAPTKGAVPSDNQPPTCAISLLRDSAYYWWKTLVSVVPQERVTWEFFQEEFQKKYSSERFMDQKRKEFLDLKQGRMTVTEYEREFVRLSKYARVCVSSEAKMCRRFEDGLNEDIRLSVGALKLKEFVVLVDRACKAEELIKENKKIEAKTRDARKRNASKSFPSQSKKSRDAYSRSHVSTRHSYRDRIKQDSDFKSQATSVASMGNVKSSKLECQHCGRNHFDKCRMNDGSCFQRSSQDHFIKDCPKMIDKEKFQGTRPSGTNSKGRLQKNVGTGASSNNVTRDTIIRSKARALAKTYVIRACEDASSPDVITGELRNLPIVIFLMSAQKFLRKGCEAYFAFVMNKKESELKVESVPVVSEYVDVFPEELPGLPPIREVKFGIELILGTTPILIAPYQMTPIELKELKS